In the genome of Mastomys coucha isolate ucsf_1 unplaced genomic scaffold, UCSF_Mcou_1 pScaffold21, whole genome shotgun sequence, the window CAAGCCCAATCCAAGACTCCCTGAcatcccttttttgttttttaaatttcagggTATGGAAGCCAATCTTTAAAGTACATATGGAGTAGCAAATTACTATGAAGGCTATAATGCTTCTCAGtgtaacaatagcaacaacaaattTCCAGGGACATTCCTATAGAGCAAAGTTTAATTGtagacagaaaaataatgaacaaaaatcTTGGCTGGGTTTTAAATATCCTGAGGAAAAACGCAAACATGTCTTGAGGTCCAGTGAATTTCTGAATCAAATTTGATGTAACATCTCTCCAGTGGACCATGGCTGTGACCGTCCTTAGaggaggaggtcagagaagaTAGCCCTACACACAGCCAAGATTCTGAGTGTGAGCAGGGGTCTGAGGGCAGTGAGCAGTGAGCGGTGTGAACACCTGAGAAGACCAATTCCTGCAGTGGAAAGACACAGCATGGCTGAGGAATGGAGGTGATGCTGCTGGCCACCACCCAATAGGACACACACGCACAGCAAGGCTGAGAGGTTTTACAAAGGTCCTAACATTGAaagatctttctctcttccctcttagcctcCCTTTTAACCTCCTGGAGCCCTCCCACCGCTGCCCAAACCACCGTTGAGGCTGTGCCACCCAATGTGACTGAAGACAAGAACGTTCTTCTACTTGTTCACAACCTGCCACGGGCACTCCGAGCCATTTACTGGTTCAAGGGAACCACTGTGGATAAAAAATATGCAATTGCACGAATTATACTATCCTCTAATAAGATTCAATTGGGGACTGCATACAGTGGCAGAGAGATAATATACAGCAATGGATCCCTGCTCTTCCAAAGTGTCACCAAGAATGATGAGGGGACCTACACACTAACTATGCTATATCAAGACCTTCATCTTAGCCATATACCTGTACGATTTTATGTACACCGTAAGTAATTCTCTGTAGCCTCTGGGTCATGTGTAGAGCTAATCCTGCTTCACACAGAGAACTGTCAACCCTACATGACTCTACTATGTTCCCCACATTGTGGTTGGAGCATTAGTACAGGACACAGAGTGGGGAAGAACAGTAATAAACGGGGACCCACTCTTTGAGAGAAGAGATTGTGAGATAACTTGGtctgaggatgtcagatcccgcCCACAGGGAACCTACACACTAGATATGCTATATCAAAACTTTGATGTCTGTGCAATTTAATGTACACAGTAACTAATTCTCTGTAGCCTCTGGATCATGGGTAGAGTTAATCCTACTTTATGAATATGCAATTTTTTAGGTACATAATATAGAAGATAAAATACTATGAGGAGTACCCACAATACCCATCTCCCTCTccgttgttttaaaataattttgaaattgcCCATTGGCTCTGGCCAAAATCATTGTCCTTTAATGTTCTATGGTATGCCTCTGATGTGGGTTATATCAAACTTATGGCAAAATTCCTGAAAACACTTAGCAATGAACCCAATGGCATTAccagtttttaatgttttacagaTGCCTAAATCTGTAAAACAAAATCTGTAAAGCAATATCTTTGAATAAAAAGGAGTTAGCCTCCTTAACTGCTTCTCCAGATAGGGGGACAATAGCAATAAGCAAAGAGTGAGTGTGTCTAGAATCGcatgaatgtattttaatttcCCAAATCTGGGGACATAAGTAATATTTGTGTGACAGATATGACTGGGCAAAAATCCTCAGGGAGTCATGGCAGAAGAGAGTAGAGGTGGATATTAACTCTGACACATGAAGAGCATCCATTAACTATCAGGAGAGCCTGCTCTTTAGTTAGTGAAACCTAGTTTTAATGCTGAAGTGTTTTAAGGAAAGTGTGCTTGGGATTCCTACGTTTTCTTCAGGTTGTTAATTCCTAGGAAAAGAGTTAGTGTTAAAAGGGAATCTGTCTTTGCATTTCCATCAGTCAAAGGTCCTGTGTAGCCATCCAGTGGCCATAGACAAACTGGGTTCACCTGAAAAGGgagttggaaaagaaaaaaagatgggaaGACAGGTAAGAGAAGAATGAAACCAAGACTAGGTTCTGATCAAGGTtccaagtttaatattcagcactgcttttatatagggagagcccacagacccatcctttgtttcagctggattatgttgcaaagcaaggtcGGCAGGCAGTCTATTCTTCTAAATTCCTGTAGGAAGTTGCATGTGCAACCCAGGCAGATGACTCCGCCTAGGTCATTAAGGCAAAAGCTCAAGGTCTattcagcctgctcaaggctgggaagggCACAATTccccttttcttgctttttaaagatgAGCAATATCAGTAGCTGGGCTGGGAcacaagatttacttgttttctaTAATCCTGTCTAGGGTAAAGAGTAGCCAGGCAACCATGGCTGTCTTAGGTTGGTGTCTATATTACTCCGTCTTATCCATCATGGAGGACAAACATAACATTGatgtatgtctctgtcttaggtcAATAGGAGCTCAAGAACACTCTTATATGTCTCTGACTACCAGCCTTCTATAGCACATAGCACACCCTTTCTCATTCAGATCAAAGCCACGAAGAACATATGAATATGcactcaatgcatttcttcatagcgatgaataactgccatggtGAATAGCTGAGCTTGCTGAAAGTgatcctgtgtgaaggcaaccaATCTGTTTACAATACAAggtccaaaagttaaaagcaacaacaCTATAATTAATAGTCCAAGCAGTGTAAAAATTAAAGTTGTCTGTGGGAATGTCCCAGGTATCTAATCCAGCTGCTAACTGGCAAAGATCAAACACAAAGTCTGGCCACCAGGTATATGAGGGGTGGCTTTGAGAATTGATAGAAGACACTTGCTCTCCAGTAAAGGTGGAGACTACATTCCAGGAAACTCAGGCAGCTTATAGGAATGTTGAGCCATCTTCATCATTGGTATCATAATCATTAGAAGGCTCAGGGTCCATGCCATAAATGAACCAATCCTTCAGGCAGCCATCAGGCTCCATTCGCAAACAGGACCTTGCCCCCATATTAAAATGGGATCGGGACCATTTCATGTATTAGTTAGGAGGTCTTGCTATTGAACCATAGCATATGAGCTGTAAGTGACTGGATGCCAGTGGCAATCTGCcgcagactgacctttagcatcaatttgcaaaaaaatttaaaacaaataagacaaaagaaaagtgtGCTTTTAGTAACCTTGAAGGATATAACTccccctcttttgtttttaaaagccaatttttcagagtgaGATGTGCACATTCAGCAATTCCTTGTCTCATTGGATTATAAGGAATTCCCATTTTACATTCAATACCAAATTCCTTACAAAATGATGTAAAGTTGTTTGCAGTATAAGTTGGCCGATCCATTATGTGTCTTGATGAATTTAGGTAATCCCATAGCATTGAAGACTTGTAAGCAACGAtcaattacattcctagaagcTTCTCCTGTATgtagagaagcaaaaaggaaaccTGAACACATGTTAATACAGACATGAACATATTTcaattttccaaattctgcataatgagttacatccatttgccaaatgtGATTAGGCATAAGGTCTCATGGATTAACCCCTAAATGAGGAACTAGAGATAATGTAAGAcagttagggcattgttttacaatcattctaaCCTGCTTCTTAGTGATCTTATGTTGGAGCCTTAAAGTGTGACTAGAGAGATGAAATTTATGATCACGTCTAGCCAGTGCAACAGGATCAGAAACTAAGGCGTCTCCTAATAAAGCTAAGTCAATGCAATCATTGCCTGCAACTAAAGGTCCAAGAAGATCAGAATGAGCTcctatatgaccaatataaatgggattttttttgggggggggggtaagaaTGATGCTTTGTAGTTGTGAAAACAGAGATCCAGCTGGTGTATTGGAATGAAATGCACCACAAGTTTCTAATAGAGGAAGAAACTTAGCCACAGATTGACTAacagta includes:
- the LOC116100309 gene encoding carcinoembryonic antigen-related cell adhesion molecule 10-like; this encodes LLASLLTSWSPPTTAQTTVEAVPPNVTEDKNVLLLVHNLPRALRAIYWFKGTAVDKKYEIIRYITSINMSKMGLAHSGRETIYSNGSLFFQSVTKNDEGTYTLTMLYQDLHLSHIPVRFYVHPSLLTSWSPPTAAQTTVEAVPPNVTEDKNVLLLVHNLPRALRAIYWFKGTTVDKKYAIARIILSSNKIQLGTAYSGREIIYSNGSLLFQSVTKNDEGTYTLTMLYQDLHLSHIPVRFYVHRK